A genomic window from Mesorhizobium sp. 131-2-1 includes:
- a CDS encoding DUF2244 domain-containing protein, producing MSDTNASFQADEPFFHALLTPHRSLGRTGFFVLMGALSFGWLVTGAFFLSRGAWPVFGFFGLDVIAGYIAFRVNYRAARAREEVSVSRTSLDIRKTAPSGKSEAHRFNPFWARFSIARHAEIGITRMAVEAQGKNVPIGSFLDPNSRESFAAAFSRALATAKAR from the coding sequence ATGAGCGACACAAACGCCTCTTTCCAGGCTGACGAACCCTTCTTCCACGCTTTGTTGACGCCGCACCGCTCGCTCGGCCGCACCGGCTTCTTCGTCCTGATGGGCGCGCTTTCATTCGGCTGGCTGGTCACCGGCGCCTTCTTCCTGTCGCGCGGCGCCTGGCCGGTCTTCGGCTTCTTCGGGCTCGACGTGATCGCCGGCTACATCGCTTTCCGCGTCAATTACCGTGCCGCCCGCGCCCGCGAGGAAGTATCGGTGTCTCGCACCAGCCTCGACATCCGCAAGACGGCGCCGTCGGGCAAATCGGAGGCGCATCGCTTCAATCCATTCTGGGCGCGCTTCTCGATCGCCCGCCATGCCGAGATCGGCATCACCAGAATGGCGGTGGAAGCGCAGGGCAAGAATGTGCCGATCGGGTCTTTCCTCGACCCCAACTCCCGCGAAAGCTTTGCCGCCGCCTTTTCGCGCGCGCTCGCCACCGCCAAGGCGCGCTGA
- a CDS encoding amidase, with translation MRPKTKHAVPPAGEICRLSAVELAGAIRQRRLAVREVVAAFLDRIEAVNPLVNAIVSLRDRAGILAEADSADAHLARGGEAGALFGLPIAIKDLALTKGLKTSFGSPIFADFVPGEDDFFVERVRKAGAIIIGKTNVPEFGLGSNTYNNVFGPTLNAFDPALTAGGSSGGAAVALALDMLPVADGSDFGGSLRNPAAYNNVYGFRPSQGLVPAGPDIDVFHAQMGVEGPMGRSVRDIALLLDEQAGYHPRAPLSHDKQGSFLDGLRTKATGGRIAWLGDLAGHLPVEPGILDLCQAALARFADASFHSEALVPDVDFEALWQAFVTLRQSSSGCALKAHYDDPAKRRLLKPEAVWEVEQAMRLTAPQVHAATVRRSSWHRTLLSIFDQFDLVALPTAQVFPFEVAIHWPREVAGRAMDSYHRWMQVSAFATLGGCPALNVPVGFDGKGRPMGMQLIGRPRGDLAVLRAGAAYEATLPWQAGAS, from the coding sequence ATGCGTCCCAAGACCAAGCATGCCGTCCCGCCCGCGGGCGAGATCTGCCGGCTGTCCGCCGTGGAGCTTGCCGGCGCGATCAGGCAGCGCCGCCTGGCGGTGCGCGAGGTGGTCGCAGCCTTTCTCGATCGCATCGAGGCGGTGAACCCGCTGGTCAACGCCATCGTGTCGCTACGCGACCGGGCCGGCATCCTCGCCGAAGCCGACAGCGCCGATGCCCATCTGGCGCGCGGCGGCGAGGCGGGGGCGTTGTTCGGCCTGCCGATTGCGATCAAGGATCTGGCGCTGACCAAGGGCCTGAAAACCTCCTTCGGCTCGCCGATCTTCGCCGACTTCGTCCCCGGCGAGGACGACTTCTTCGTCGAGCGCGTCCGCAAGGCGGGCGCCATCATCATCGGCAAGACCAACGTTCCCGAATTCGGGCTTGGCTCCAACACCTACAACAATGTGTTCGGCCCGACGCTCAACGCCTTCGATCCGGCCTTGACCGCCGGCGGATCGAGCGGCGGCGCGGCGGTGGCGCTGGCGCTCGACATGCTGCCGGTCGCCGACGGCAGCGACTTCGGCGGCTCGCTGCGCAATCCCGCCGCCTACAATAACGTCTATGGCTTCCGCCCCTCGCAGGGGCTGGTCCCCGCCGGGCCGGACATCGATGTCTTCCACGCGCAGATGGGTGTGGAAGGGCCGATGGGTCGCAGCGTGCGCGACATCGCGCTGCTGCTCGACGAGCAGGCGGGCTATCATCCGCGCGCCCCGCTGTCGCACGACAAGCAAGGCTCCTTCCTCGACGGATTGCGGACCAAGGCGACAGGCGGCCGTATCGCCTGGCTTGGCGATCTCGCCGGCCACCTGCCTGTCGAGCCGGGCATCCTCGATCTTTGCCAGGCCGCGCTCGCCCGTTTCGCCGATGCCTCCTTCCACAGCGAGGCGCTGGTGCCGGATGTCGATTTCGAAGCGCTATGGCAGGCCTTCGTCACGCTGCGCCAGTCGAGCAGCGGCTGTGCGCTCAAGGCGCACTACGACGATCCGGCCAAGCGCAGGCTGCTGAAACCCGAAGCCGTATGGGAGGTGGAGCAGGCGATGCGCCTCACCGCGCCGCAAGTCCACGCCGCAACGGTGCGGCGCTCGTCCTGGCACCGGACGCTGCTGTCGATCTTCGACCAGTTCGACCTCGTCGCGTTGCCCACCGCGCAGGTCTTCCCTTTCGAGGTCGCCATCCACTGGCCGCGTGAGGTGGCCGGTCGCGCCATGGACAGCTACCATCGCTGGATGCAGGTCTCCGCCTTCGCCACGCTGGGCGGCTGTCCGGCGCTCAATGTGCCGGTCGGCTTCGACGGCAAGGGTCGGCCGATGGGCATGCAGCTGATCGGGCGGCCACGCGGCGATCTCGCCGTGCTGCGGGCCGGCGCGGCCTATGAGGCGACGCTGCCCTGGCAGGCTGGGGCAAGCTGA
- a CDS encoding LysE family translocator: MSLELYATYVLACIVIILVPGPTVTLIIANSIRHGARAGLANVAGTQAGLAIMIAIVGIGLNTLISGMGHWFEWVRLIGAAYLIWMGVQMFCSKGTLNPDGSARKPRGGFFLQGFLVAISNPKTLVFFGAFFPQFIAPQGNYTLQIVVMGLTAMIFAAMSDSTYALAASRAGRLLSASRVKLMSRISGSFLVGGGLWLAFSKAK, from the coding sequence ATGTCGCTGGAACTTTACGCCACCTACGTCCTTGCCTGCATCGTCATCATCCTGGTGCCCGGACCGACCGTCACGCTGATCATCGCCAACAGCATCCGCCACGGCGCGCGCGCCGGCCTTGCCAACGTCGCCGGCACGCAGGCCGGGCTCGCCATCATGATCGCCATCGTCGGCATCGGCCTCAACACGCTGATATCAGGCATGGGCCACTGGTTCGAATGGGTCAGGCTGATCGGCGCCGCCTATCTGATTTGGATGGGCGTGCAGATGTTCTGTTCGAAAGGCACGCTGAACCCCGACGGGTCGGCCAGGAAGCCGCGCGGCGGCTTCTTCCTGCAGGGTTTCCTGGTGGCGATCAGCAATCCGAAAACACTGGTGTTCTTCGGCGCCTTCTTCCCGCAGTTCATCGCGCCGCAGGGCAACTACACGCTGCAGATCGTGGTCATGGGCCTGACCGCGATGATCTTTGCCGCCATGTCGGATTCGACCTACGCGCTTGCCGCCAGCCGCGCCGGTCGGCTGCTGTCGGCCAGCCGCGTCAAGCTGATGTCCCGCATCAGCGGCAGCTTCCTGGTCGGTGGCGGTCTCTGGCTGGCCTTCTCGAAGGCGAAGTAA
- the rpoN gene encoding RNA polymerase factor sigma-54: MALAAKLQLRQSQSLVMTPQLMQSIRLLQLTHVELERFIDDEIERNPLLERAEPQDDAASDQAQKSDAAPEPAADGDWFEAETQWSAEAISDKLDSSLENMFPDDPGTSERLGPDLTAQWKSASGSGMGVSSLEGFDVGDMAATAITLREHVGEQIALAFADPAARLIAGELGDGLDEAGYLRADMGEIAARLGASEATVAKVLGICQTFEPAGLFARDLAECLSLQLAVRDRLDPAMQALVANLELLARRDFQALKRICGVDEEDLLDMLAEIRALDPRPGMAFSGGASDAIVADVEVRAANDGSWTVELNAETLPRVLVDNVYFARVSGHAKGQAEKDFLAECLQNANWLTRSLDQRAKTILKVASEIVRQQDAFLVHGVRHLKPLNLRTVADAIGMHESTVSRVTANKYMLTPRGVFELRYFFTASIASAGGGDAHSSEAVRDRIKQLIDEEKPVDVLSDDAIVDMLRESGVDIARRTVAKYREGMNIPSSVQRRREKRALASAGR, from the coding sequence ATGGCGCTGGCGGCGAAACTACAGCTACGGCAGTCCCAGTCGCTGGTGATGACGCCGCAACTGATGCAGTCGATCCGGCTGCTGCAGCTTACCCATGTCGAGCTTGAACGCTTCATCGACGACGAGATCGAGCGCAACCCGCTGCTGGAGCGCGCCGAGCCGCAGGACGACGCGGCGAGCGACCAGGCGCAGAAGAGCGATGCCGCGCCGGAGCCAGCAGCTGATGGCGACTGGTTCGAAGCCGAAACGCAATGGAGCGCCGAGGCGATCTCGGACAAGCTCGACTCCTCGCTGGAGAATATGTTTCCCGACGATCCCGGCACCAGCGAGCGGCTCGGTCCGGACCTCACCGCGCAATGGAAATCGGCTTCCGGCAGCGGCATGGGCGTGTCCTCGTTGGAAGGTTTCGATGTCGGCGACATGGCGGCCACAGCGATCACGCTGCGCGAGCATGTCGGCGAGCAGATCGCGCTCGCCTTTGCCGATCCGGCGGCGCGGCTGATCGCCGGCGAGCTTGGCGACGGCCTCGACGAGGCCGGCTATCTGCGCGCCGACATGGGCGAGATCGCGGCTCGCCTCGGCGCCAGCGAAGCGACTGTGGCCAAGGTGCTCGGCATCTGCCAGACATTCGAGCCGGCCGGCCTGTTTGCCCGCGACCTCGCCGAATGCCTGTCGCTGCAGCTTGCGGTGCGCGACCGGCTCGATCCGGCGATGCAGGCGCTGGTCGCCAATCTCGAGCTGCTCGCGCGGCGCGATTTCCAGGCGCTGAAGCGGATCTGCGGCGTCGACGAGGAGGATCTCCTGGATATGCTGGCCGAGATCCGGGCGCTCGATCCGCGGCCCGGAATGGCGTTTTCGGGCGGCGCCAGCGACGCCATCGTCGCCGATGTCGAGGTGCGCGCCGCCAATGACGGAAGCTGGACGGTCGAGCTCAATGCCGAGACGCTGCCGCGCGTCCTGGTCGACAATGTCTATTTCGCCAGGGTTTCGGGCCACGCCAAAGGCCAGGCGGAGAAGGACTTCCTGGCCGAATGCCTGCAGAATGCCAACTGGCTGACGCGCAGCCTCGACCAGCGGGCAAAGACCATCCTTAAAGTCGCTTCGGAGATCGTGCGCCAGCAGGACGCGTTCCTCGTCCATGGCGTGCGGCACTTGAAGCCGCTCAATCTGCGCACGGTGGCCGATGCCATCGGCATGCACGAATCGACGGTGAGCCGGGTCACGGCGAACAAATACATGCTGACGCCGCGCGGTGTGTTCGAACTGCGCTATTTCTTCACCGCCTCGATCGCTTCGGCGGGCGGTGGCGACGCGCATTCCTCGGAGGCGGTGCGCGACCGCATCAAGCAGCTGATCGACGAGGAAAAGCCTGTCGACGTGCTCTCCGACGACGCCATCGTCGACATGCTGAGGGAAAGCGGTGTCGACATCGCCCGGCGCACGGTCGCCAAGTACCGGGAAGGCATGAACATTCCCTCCTCCGTGCAGCGGCGGCGCGAGAAGCGGGCGCTGGCCAGCGCCGGCCGCTGA
- a CDS encoding LptA/OstA family protein, whose translation MRRSSSARLLGAVSVLLLLGVAPSLAQSGATSQVSGLKLSGDQPIQIESDKLEVRQADSVAVFSGNVTVTQGPTTLKAGKMTVYYVKDPNAAKGAAAGASAMTGSANIDHLVVDNKVYMKSNDQIATGDNGTFDMKTQVLVLSGKEVVLSQGPNVLKGCKLTVQMKSGLAQVDGCGGRVIMSMTPPPKSGAPKQ comes from the coding sequence ATGCGTCGCAGTAGTTCGGCACGGCTTTTGGGCGCGGTCTCGGTGCTGCTGCTGCTGGGCGTGGCGCCGTCGCTCGCCCAGTCCGGCGCGACCAGCCAGGTCTCCGGCCTCAAGCTCTCCGGCGACCAGCCAATCCAGATCGAGAGCGACAAGCTCGAGGTCCGCCAGGCCGACAGCGTCGCCGTGTTCAGCGGCAACGTCACCGTGACGCAGGGGCCGACCACGCTCAAGGCCGGCAAAATGACGGTCTACTACGTCAAGGATCCCAATGCCGCCAAGGGCGCGGCCGCCGGTGCATCGGCGATGACCGGCTCGGCCAACATCGACCACCTGGTGGTCGACAACAAGGTCTACATGAAATCGAACGACCAGATCGCCACCGGCGACAATGGCACTTTCGACATGAAGACGCAGGTGCTCGTCCTTTCCGGCAAGGAAGTGGTGCTGTCCCAGGGCCCCAACGTGCTGAAGGGCTGCAAGCTCACCGTGCAGATGAAGAGCGGCCTCGCCCAGGTCGACGGCTGTGGCGGGCGCGTCATCATGTCGATGACGCCGCCGCCGAAGTCGGGAGCGCCGAAGCAATAA
- the ptsN gene encoding PTS IIA-like nitrogen regulatory protein PtsN — MDLSDLINVPAIMPALKANSKKQLLQLLSERAAAISGIPEREVFDTILQRERLGSTGVGNGIAIPHGKLAGVKRIAGVFARLETPVDFEALDDQPVDLVFLLLAPEGAGADHLKALSRIARVLRDADTVAKIRGTRDAVAIHALLSDTQASHAA, encoded by the coding sequence ATGGATCTGAGCGATCTGATCAACGTTCCGGCGATCATGCCGGCGTTGAAGGCGAACTCCAAGAAACAACTGCTGCAATTGTTGTCCGAGAGGGCGGCGGCGATTTCGGGCATTCCGGAGCGGGAAGTGTTCGACACCATCCTGCAGCGCGAGCGGCTTGGCTCCACCGGCGTCGGCAACGGCATTGCCATACCGCATGGCAAACTCGCCGGGGTGAAGCGCATTGCCGGCGTTTTCGCCCGGCTCGAAACGCCGGTCGATTTCGAGGCGCTGGACGACCAGCCGGTCGACCTGGTGTTTCTGCTGCTTGCGCCCGAGGGTGCCGGCGCCGATCACCTCAAGGCCCTGTCGCGCATCGCGCGCGTGCTGCGCGACGCCGACACGGTGGCCAAGATCAGGGGCACGCGCGACGCGGTGGCGATCCACGCGCTGTTGTCGGACACGCAGGCCTCGCACGCGGCCTGA
- a CDS encoding nucleoside hydrolase: protein MPQSRKIIIDTDPGQDDAVAILLALGSAELEIVGITAVAGNVPLKLTEKNARKICELAGRPDIKVYAGAIRPLTRELVTAEEVHGKTGLNGPQLPDPKMPLQDQYAVDFIVETLMREDSGTITLCPLGPLTNIALALIREPRIAARIKEIVLMGGGFFEGGNVTPSAEFNIYVDPQAADVVFKSGIPIVMMPLDVTHKALTTAKRTQAFRNLGTKVGLATAEMLEFFERFDEEKYGTDGGPLHDPCVIAYLLKPELFKGRNCNVSVETSSELTMGMTVIDWWGVTKREKNAMVMHDIDHDAFFALLVERLGRL from the coding sequence ATGCCGCAGTCACGCAAGATCATCATCGACACGGATCCCGGCCAGGACGACGCCGTCGCCATATTGCTGGCGCTCGGCAGCGCCGAGCTGGAGATCGTCGGCATCACCGCCGTTGCAGGCAATGTGCCGCTGAAACTGACCGAGAAGAACGCGCGCAAGATCTGCGAGCTGGCCGGCCGGCCGGACATCAAGGTCTATGCCGGTGCCATCCGGCCGCTGACGCGCGAGCTCGTCACCGCCGAGGAAGTGCATGGCAAGACCGGCCTCAACGGGCCGCAGCTGCCCGATCCGAAGATGCCGCTTCAGGATCAGTACGCCGTCGATTTCATCGTCGAGACGCTGATGCGCGAAGACAGCGGCACCATCACGCTCTGCCCGCTCGGACCGCTCACCAACATCGCGCTGGCGCTGATCCGCGAGCCGCGGATTGCGGCGCGCATCAAGGAGATCGTGCTGATGGGCGGTGGCTTCTTCGAGGGTGGCAACGTCACGCCGTCCGCCGAATTCAACATCTATGTCGACCCGCAGGCCGCCGATGTGGTGTTCAAGTCCGGCATTCCGATCGTGATGATGCCGCTCGACGTCACCCATAAGGCGCTGACCACCGCCAAGCGCACGCAGGCCTTTCGCAACCTCGGCACCAAGGTGGGCCTAGCGACGGCCGAGATGCTGGAGTTCTTCGAGCGTTTCGACGAGGAGAAATACGGAACCGACGGCGGGCCGCTGCACGATCCTTGCGTGATCGCGTATCTGCTCAAGCCCGAGCTGTTCAAGGGCCGCAACTGCAACGTCAGCGTCGAGACCTCTTCCGAGCTGACCATGGGCATGACCGTCATCGACTGGTGGGGCGTGACCAAGCGGGAAAAGAACGCCATGGTGATGCACGACATCGACCATGACGCATTCTTCGCGCTGCTGGTGGAGCGGCTGGGGCGGCTTTAG
- the lptB gene encoding LPS export ABC transporter ATP-binding protein: MSGVSSLLARLPGWAAGKPAAPATVSVDSAKFKGTLIAKGLTKSYKGRKVVSGVTLGVRAGEAVGLLGPNGAGKTTCFYMVTGLVPVDEGTIEIDGFDVTSMPMYRRARLGIGYLPQEASIFRGLSVEQNIRAVLEVVEKSRKERERSLDELLEEFHISHLRKAPSMSLSGGERRRLEIARALATRPAYMLLDEPFAGIDPIAVADIQQLVRHLTARGIGVLITDHNVRETLGLIDRAYIIHAGQVLTHGRADEIVANADVRRLYLGEGFTL; encoded by the coding sequence ATGTCTGGCGTATCGTCGCTGCTGGCCCGCCTTCCGGGGTGGGCCGCCGGCAAACCAGCGGCGCCGGCGACGGTTTCCGTCGATTCCGCGAAATTCAAGGGCACCTTGATCGCCAAGGGCCTGACCAAGAGCTACAAGGGCCGCAAGGTCGTCAGTGGCGTGACGCTCGGCGTGCGCGCCGGCGAGGCAGTTGGGCTGCTCGGCCCCAACGGCGCCGGCAAGACAACCTGCTTCTACATGGTTACCGGTCTGGTGCCCGTGGACGAAGGCACGATCGAGATCGACGGTTTCGACGTCACCTCGATGCCGATGTACCGCCGCGCCCGCCTCGGCATCGGCTACCTTCCGCAGGAAGCCTCGATCTTCCGGGGCTTGAGCGTCGAGCAGAACATCCGCGCCGTGCTGGAAGTGGTGGAAAAGAGCCGCAAGGAACGCGAGCGCAGCCTCGACGAACTGCTCGAGGAATTCCACATCAGCCATCTGCGCAAGGCACCGTCGATGTCGCTGTCCGGCGGCGAAAGGCGGCGCCTGGAGATCGCGCGCGCTCTCGCCACGCGCCCGGCCTACATGCTGCTCGACGAGCCTTTCGCCGGCATCGACCCGATCGCGGTGGCCGACATCCAGCAGCTGGTGCGGCATCTTACGGCGCGCGGCATCGGCGTGCTGATCACCGACCACAATGTGCGCGAGACGCTCGGCCTGATCGACCGCGCCTATATCATCCACGCCGGCCAGGTGCTGACGCATGGCCGCGCCGACGAGATCGTCGCCAATGCCGATGTGCGGCGCCTCTATCTCGGCGAGGGTTTTACCCTCTAA
- a CDS encoding Hsp20 family protein, which translates to MSRMTPFSSPLLLGFDTMEKTLERLAKSGDSYPPYNIERLSGADGMAERLRITLAVAGFAESDLDVTTEENQLIVRGRQTDDTEREFLHRGIAARQFQRCFVLADGMRVIAAELKNGLLSIDLDRPEVERLVRKINISVKD; encoded by the coding sequence ATGAGCCGAATGACGCCCTTTTCGAGCCCGCTTCTCCTGGGCTTCGACACCATGGAAAAGACGCTCGAGCGCCTGGCGAAGTCCGGTGACAGCTACCCTCCTTACAACATCGAGCGCCTCAGCGGGGCCGACGGCATGGCCGAAAGGCTGCGCATCACGCTCGCCGTCGCCGGTTTCGCCGAAAGCGACCTCGATGTCACGACGGAGGAGAACCAGCTGATCGTGCGCGGCCGTCAGACCGACGATACCGAGCGCGAATTCCTTCACCGCGGCATCGCCGCGCGCCAGTTCCAGCGCTGCTTCGTGCTGGCCGACGGCATGCGGGTGATCGCGGCGGAGCTGAAGAACGGCCTGTTGTCGATCGATCTCGATCGGCCGGAGGTCGAGCGGCTGGTACGGAAAATAAACATATCGGTGAAAGACTGA
- the hpf gene encoding ribosome hibernation-promoting factor, HPF/YfiA family: MKLRISGKHMDIGDAFRTRINDRVGEAIGKYFDRGFSGHVTVIKSGSRFSADCMIRLDSGASLQATGDAQDPTLAFEAAADRLETRLRRYKRRLKSHNSGNGNGEPTDIAYTVMAPLADDDEEIPENFAPAVVAESTMTLRTMSVASAVIELDTKDSPVFVFRNAGNEHLNIVYRRPDGNIGWIDPSTTKVAQG; the protein is encoded by the coding sequence ATGAAACTGCGCATTTCGGGAAAACACATGGACATCGGCGATGCGTTCCGTACGCGCATCAACGACCGTGTCGGCGAAGCGATCGGAAAATATTTCGATCGCGGTTTTTCGGGGCATGTCACGGTCATCAAATCGGGGTCGCGCTTTTCGGCCGACTGCATGATCCGGCTCGATTCCGGCGCCTCATTGCAGGCGACGGGCGACGCGCAGGACCCCACGCTTGCCTTCGAGGCGGCGGCTGATCGCCTCGAAACCCGCCTGCGGCGCTACAAGCGCCGCCTGAAATCGCACAATTCCGGCAATGGCAATGGCGAGCCGACCGACATCGCCTATACGGTGATGGCGCCGCTCGCTGACGACGACGAGGAGATCCCGGAGAATTTCGCTCCGGCGGTCGTTGCCGAATCGACAATGACGCTGCGCACCATGTCGGTGGCGTCGGCCGTCATCGAGCTCGACACCAAGGACAGCCCGGTCTTCGTGTTCCGCAATGCCGGGAACGAGCATCTTAACATCGTCTACCGCCGGCCGGATGGGAACATTGGCTGGATCGATCCGTCCACGACCAAGGTCGCACAGGGATAG
- a CDS encoding BQ00720 family protein, translating into MTRTDETLTMTSGEFAHLGEGSVAYLRKVSSDDLRGRFPGLGEIAPGLELWALFAANGQPILLSDARDRALAGAMENDLTTVAIH; encoded by the coding sequence ATGACCAGAACCGACGAAACCTTGACCATGACCAGCGGCGAATTCGCCCATCTCGGCGAAGGCTCGGTCGCCTATCTCAGGAAAGTCTCGAGCGACGATCTGCGCGGCCGCTTCCCCGGCCTCGGCGAAATCGCGCCCGGCCTGGAACTGTGGGCGCTGTTTGCCGCCAATGGCCAGCCGATCCTGCTCTCGGACGCCCGTGACCGGGCGCTGGCGGGCGCGATGGAGAACGACCTGACCACCGTCGCCATCCACTAA
- a CDS encoding methylated-DNA--[protein]-cysteine S-methyltransferase — translation MNAQMKPTAILQNDITPEGSDYEVVRRAIEKISLDYRDQPSLEVLAEEVGETPTGLQKLFTRWAGLSPKAFLQAVTLDHARRLLDSGMPLLEASFEVGMSGPGRLHDLFVTHEAMSPGDYKTRGAGLTIRYGYHISPFGIALIMVTDRGLAGLAFNDPGGERAAFADMSGRWPNAAYVEDMSATAPYAARIFDPRLWRADQPLRVVMIGTDFQLRVWEALLRIPMGKACTYSSIAASIGAPSASRAVGAAVGANPMSFVVPCHRALGKSGALTGYHWGLTRKRAILGWEAGQVS, via the coding sequence ATGAATGCGCAGATGAAACCGACCGCGATCCTTCAGAACGACATCACTCCGGAAGGCAGCGACTACGAGGTCGTGCGCCGCGCCATCGAGAAGATCAGTCTCGACTATCGCGACCAGCCTTCGCTCGAGGTTCTGGCCGAGGAGGTCGGCGAGACGCCGACCGGCCTGCAGAAGCTGTTCACCCGCTGGGCCGGCCTGTCGCCCAAGGCCTTCCTGCAGGCAGTCACGCTCGACCATGCGCGCCGGCTGCTCGATTCCGGCATGCCGCTGCTCGAGGCCTCGTTCGAGGTGGGCATGTCGGGCCCGGGCCGGCTGCATGATCTCTTCGTCACCCATGAAGCGATGTCGCCGGGCGACTACAAGACGCGCGGCGCCGGCCTCACCATCCGCTACGGCTACCATATCTCGCCCTTCGGCATCGCCCTGATCATGGTCACCGACCGCGGGCTTGCCGGCCTCGCCTTCAACGACCCCGGCGGCGAGCGGGCGGCCTTCGCCGACATGTCCGGCCGCTGGCCGAACGCGGCCTATGTCGAGGACATGAGCGCTACGGCACCCTATGCCGCGCGCATCTTCGATCCAAGGCTGTGGCGCGCCGACCAGCCATTGCGCGTGGTGATGATCGGCACCGACTTCCAGCTGCGCGTCTGGGAAGCCCTGCTGCGCATCCCGATGGGCAAGGCCTGCACCTACTCCTCGATCGCCGCCAGCATCGGCGCGCCGAGCGCCAGCCGCGCGGTGGGCGCGGCCGTCGGCGCCAACCCGATGTCCTTCGTCGTGCCTTGTCACCGTGCGCTCGGCAAGTCCGGCGCCCTCACCGGATACCACTGGGGCCTGACCCGCAAGCGTGCCATCCTCGGCTGGGAGGCGGGACAGGTCTCCTGA
- a CDS encoding ribokinase, protein MIIVVGSINLDLIANVDRLPAPGETVRGSTFATAPGGKGANQALAAARAGAKVRMVGAVGKDSFAAEALALLKDGKVDLSGINESFASTGTALILVGADGENVIAVVPGANDSVLPGDIAKAQLKKGDVVLLQHEIPLQTIDATLEAARAASAVTVLNTAPFRAEASNLLGKADYAVANETEFDLYGEALSLGGRDRPARMRDYAGKTGRTIVVTLGGDGVLAATPDTFLTLPALEITPVDTVGAGDTFCGYFGASLSAGLPLEQALARAAAAGSLACLKPGAQPAIPLAKDVDAALSGSR, encoded by the coding sequence TTGATTATCGTTGTCGGCTCCATCAACCTCGACCTCATCGCCAATGTCGACCGCTTGCCGGCGCCGGGCGAGACGGTGCGCGGATCCACTTTCGCCACCGCACCCGGCGGCAAGGGCGCCAACCAGGCGCTGGCCGCCGCCCGCGCCGGCGCCAAGGTGCGCATGGTCGGAGCGGTCGGCAAGGATAGCTTCGCCGCCGAGGCGCTCGCTTTGCTCAAGGACGGCAAGGTGGACCTCTCGGGCATCAACGAAAGCTTCGCCTCGACCGGAACGGCGCTGATCCTGGTCGGCGCCGATGGCGAGAACGTCATCGCCGTGGTGCCGGGCGCCAACGATTCGGTGCTGCCCGGCGACATCGCCAAGGCGCAACTGAAGAAGGGCGATGTCGTCCTGCTGCAGCACGAGATCCCCCTGCAGACTATCGATGCCACGCTCGAGGCGGCACGCGCCGCTAGCGCTGTCACCGTGCTCAACACCGCGCCGTTTCGCGCCGAGGCATCCAACCTGCTGGGCAAGGCCGACTATGCCGTCGCCAACGAGACTGAATTCGATCTCTATGGCGAGGCGCTGTCGCTCGGAGGCCGTGACCGCCCGGCGCGGATGCGCGATTATGCCGGCAAGACCGGACGTACTATCGTCGTCACCCTCGGCGGCGATGGCGTGTTGGCCGCGACGCCCGACACGTTCCTGACCTTGCCGGCGCTGGAGATAACCCCGGTCGACACGGTCGGCGCCGGCGACACGTTTTGCGGCTATTTCGGTGCCAGCCTGTCGGCGGGCCTGCCGCTCGAACAGGCGCTCGCGCGCGCCGCCGCCGCCGGCTCGCTCGCCTGCCTGAAGCCGGGCGCGCAGCCGGCCATTCCGTTGGCGAAAGATGTCGACGCCGCCCTCTCGGGCTCGCGGTGA